In a genomic window of [Empedobacter] haloabium:
- a CDS encoding histidine kinase: protein MQGPLSTRRGALLYLIAWLYLGMALGVVCAALAHTRLVNGLVFALPTTPAYGIAAGFSTYYLCRANPLGTRPAPLIIVMLAAAAILAGFMWLAVLQGWNELCQGLGVAWAGVPVGTELSALLFALGALLYGLLAAINYLAIEAGRARNAERHALEARVAAQEAELRMLRTQIDPHFLFNSLNSISALTSQDPRAARDMTLQLASFCRHSLGLAGQDKVTLEQEMTLIRHFLAIEKVRFGARLVTEEALEKGALACLVPPMIIQPLVENAVKHGIGQLPEGGLLLVAAWREGRGAATRLRITVSNAVDEHANSGGAGGIGLANVRQRLACAYPNAATIAWKREDGTFTVDIALPGETKES, encoded by the coding sequence ATGCAGGGACCGTTGTCGACCCGGCGCGGCGCGCTGCTTTACCTGATCGCCTGGCTGTACCTGGGCATGGCGCTGGGCGTCGTGTGCGCGGCGCTGGCGCATACCCGGCTGGTCAACGGCCTGGTGTTCGCGCTGCCGACCACGCCTGCGTACGGCATCGCCGCCGGTTTTTCGACCTACTACCTGTGCCGCGCCAATCCGCTCGGCACACGTCCGGCGCCGCTGATCATCGTGATGCTCGCCGCGGCGGCGATCCTGGCCGGTTTCATGTGGCTCGCCGTGCTGCAGGGCTGGAACGAGTTGTGCCAGGGCCTGGGCGTGGCATGGGCCGGGGTGCCGGTCGGCACCGAGCTGTCCGCCTTGCTGTTCGCCCTGGGGGCGCTGCTGTATGGGCTGCTGGCCGCGATCAACTACCTGGCCATCGAGGCCGGCCGCGCGCGCAACGCGGAACGCCATGCGCTGGAAGCGCGGGTGGCGGCGCAGGAGGCGGAGCTGCGCATGCTGCGCACGCAGATCGACCCGCACTTCCTGTTCAACAGCCTGAATTCGATCAGCGCGCTGACGTCGCAGGACCCGCGCGCGGCGCGCGACATGACCTTGCAGCTGGCCAGCTTCTGCCGCCACAGCCTGGGCCTGGCGGGGCAGGACAAGGTGACGCTGGAGCAGGAGATGACGTTGATCCGGCACTTCCTCGCCATCGAAAAGGTGCGCTTCGGCGCGCGGCTGGTAACGGAGGAGGCGCTCGAGAAGGGCGCGCTGGCCTGCCTGGTGCCGCCGATGATCATCCAGCCACTGGTGGAGAACGCGGTCAAGCATGGCATCGGCCAACTGCCCGAGGGCGGCCTGCTGCTGGTGGCGGCGTGGCGCGAGGGGCGCGGGGCCGCCACGCGCCTGCGCATCACGGTCAGCAACGCCGTCGACGAGCACGCGAACAGCGGCGGTGCCGGCGGCATCGGCCTGGCCAACGTGCGCCAGCGCCTGGCCTGCGCCTACCCGAACGCGGCGACGATCGCCTGGAAGCGCGAGGACGGCACGTTCACCGTCGATATCGCGCTGCCGGGCGAGACCAAGGAGAGCTGA
- a CDS encoding ATP-dependent DNA helicase encodes MAGVTEAAARYTVAVRALCEFTAKTGDLDLRFTPSPTAQEGIAGHAVVSARRDDDYEREIALSGQWGPLHVRGRADGYDPRNHQLEEVKTYRGDLARMPANHRALHWAQLKVYGHLLCQARGLASVRLALVYFDIGSQKETVLAEQHDAAALRAVFEAHCAAFVGWAEQELAHRTARDAQLAALAFPHPTFRPGQRELAEAMFKASSRSCALLAQAPTGIGKSIGSLFPLLKAAPRHALDKIFFLAAKTSGRQMALDAVTRLRESAPLLPLRTLELTAKSRACEHPDLACHGEACPLARGFYDRLPAARAAALALPLLDRASVRAAALAHDVCPYYLQSELARWADVIVGDYNYYFDFSALLHSLTVQNDWRVAVLVDEAHNMVSRARAMYSADLEHGTLRALKKTAPAALAKPLDRVHRQWLALEKEQDEEYRALAALPEKFMGALQTATTAIGDYLAENPAWFDADVLDFYFQGLHFARLAESFGDHSLFDVTLTTSRAGKRGSTLCLRNIVPAPFLQPRFAAARSVALFSATLSPWNYYADTLGMPADTAWVDVASPFAADQLAVHVASHISTRWQHRDRSLAPIAALMGAQYQRQPGNYLAFFSSFDYMEKAADLFEARHPGVPVWRQARGMDEGARDAFLARFTADGQGIGFAVLGGAFGEGIDLPGARLIGAFVATLGLPQLNPVNEGIRRRMDAMFGAGYDYTYLYPGLQKVVQAAGRVIRTTTDRGTVHLIDDRFGRPEIQALLPAWWRIGPAVS; translated from the coding sequence ATGGCAGGCGTGACGGAAGCTGCCGCGCGCTACACGGTGGCGGTGCGCGCGCTGTGCGAGTTCACGGCCAAGACGGGCGACCTCGACCTGCGCTTCACGCCCTCGCCCACGGCGCAGGAAGGCATCGCCGGCCATGCGGTCGTCAGCGCGCGGCGCGACGACGACTACGAACGCGAGATCGCCCTGTCCGGCCAGTGGGGCCCGCTGCACGTGCGCGGCCGCGCCGATGGCTACGATCCGCGCAACCACCAGCTGGAAGAGGTCAAGACCTACCGCGGCGACCTGGCGCGCATGCCGGCCAATCACCGCGCGCTGCATTGGGCGCAGCTGAAGGTGTACGGCCACCTGCTGTGCCAGGCCCGCGGGCTGGCCAGCGTGCGCCTGGCCCTGGTCTACTTCGACATCGGCAGCCAGAAGGAAACGGTGCTGGCCGAGCAGCACGACGCCGCCGCGCTGCGCGCCGTGTTCGAGGCGCATTGCGCCGCCTTCGTCGGCTGGGCCGAGCAGGAGCTGGCGCACCGCACGGCGCGCGACGCGCAGCTGGCGGCACTGGCGTTCCCCCATCCCACGTTCCGGCCCGGCCAGCGCGAACTGGCCGAGGCCATGTTCAAGGCCAGCAGCCGCTCGTGCGCGCTGCTGGCGCAGGCGCCGACCGGGATCGGCAAGAGCATCGGCAGCCTGTTCCCGCTGCTGAAGGCCGCGCCCAGGCACGCTCTGGACAAGATCTTCTTCCTGGCCGCGAAAACCTCCGGCCGGCAGATGGCGCTGGACGCCGTCACGCGCCTGCGCGAGAGCGCGCCGCTGCTGCCGTTGCGCACCCTGGAGCTGACGGCGAAGAGCCGCGCCTGCGAGCATCCGGACCTGGCCTGCCATGGCGAAGCATGCCCGCTGGCGCGCGGCTTCTACGACCGGCTGCCGGCCGCGCGTGCCGCCGCACTGGCGCTGCCGTTGCTGGACCGGGCCTCGGTGCGCGCGGCCGCGCTGGCGCACGACGTCTGCCCGTATTACCTGCAAAGCGAACTGGCGCGCTGGGCCGACGTGATCGTGGGCGACTACAACTACTACTTCGACTTCTCCGCCCTGCTGCATTCCCTGACGGTGCAAAACGACTGGCGCGTGGCCGTGCTGGTGGACGAGGCCCACAATATGGTCTCGCGTGCCCGCGCCATGTACTCGGCCGACCTGGAACACGGCACCTTGCGCGCGCTGAAGAAGACGGCGCCGGCGGCGCTGGCCAAGCCCCTGGACCGGGTGCACCGCCAGTGGCTCGCCCTGGAAAAGGAACAGGACGAGGAGTACCGCGCGCTGGCGGCGCTGCCGGAAAAATTCATGGGCGCGCTGCAGACGGCGACGACGGCCATCGGCGACTACCTGGCCGAGAACCCGGCCTGGTTCGACGCCGACGTGCTGGACTTCTATTTCCAGGGCCTGCACTTCGCCCGGCTGGCGGAAAGCTTCGGTGACCACTCGCTGTTCGACGTGACGCTGACCACGTCGCGTGCCGGCAAGCGCGGCTCCACGCTGTGCCTGCGCAATATCGTGCCGGCGCCGTTCCTGCAGCCGCGTTTTGCCGCGGCCCGTTCGGTGGCGCTGTTCTCGGCCACCCTGAGCCCCTGGAACTACTACGCCGACACCTTGGGCATGCCGGCCGATACGGCTTGGGTGGACGTCGCCTCGCCCTTCGCCGCCGACCAGCTGGCAGTGCACGTGGCCAGCCATATCTCGACGCGCTGGCAGCACCGCGACCGCTCGCTCGCGCCCATCGCGGCGCTGATGGGCGCTCAGTACCAGCGCCAGCCCGGCAACTACCTGGCGTTCTTCAGCAGTTTCGACTACATGGAAAAGGCGGCCGACCTGTTCGAGGCGCGGCATCCCGGCGTGCCGGTGTGGCGCCAGGCACGGGGCATGGACGAAGGCGCGCGCGACGCCTTCCTGGCCCGCTTCACGGCCGACGGCCAGGGCATCGGCTTCGCCGTGCTGGGTGGCGCCTTCGGCGAAGGCATCGACCTGCCGGGCGCGCGCCTGATCGGCGCCTTCGTCGCCACCCTGGGCCTGCCCCAGCTGAACCCCGTCAACGAAGGCATCCGCCGGCGCATGGACGCGATGTTCGGCGCCGGCTACGACTACACCTACCTGTACCCAGGCCTGCAGAAAGTCGTCCAGGCGGCTGGCCGCGTGATCCGCACCACCACCGACCGCGGCACCGTGCACCTGATCGACGACCGCTTCGGCCGGCCGGAGATCCAGGCGCTGCTGCCGGCCTGGTGGCGCATCGGCCCGGCCGTCAGCTGA
- a CDS encoding LytTR family DNA-binding domain-containing protein: protein MRTVIVDDEPLARALVREYLAGHADVSIVAECGNGFEAVKAIAELAPDLVVLDIQMPRLDGFEVVELAGTRAGTRFIFATAFDQYAIRAFEVRALDYLLKPFSQQRFDQALDNVRRALAAAVAAPALRGLGRAAAPGQPLERVLIRDGARVHVIGCDTIDCVRAQDDYVEIHAGGKAYLKNQALSELEGQLDPRRFLRVHRSWLVNIEAVGRIEQATRDSHVAVLRDGSRIPVSRGGYQKLRAVIS from the coding sequence ATCCGCACCGTCATCGTGGACGACGAACCGCTGGCGCGCGCTCTCGTGCGCGAATACCTGGCGGGGCATGCCGACGTGAGCATCGTGGCCGAATGCGGCAACGGCTTCGAGGCCGTCAAGGCCATCGCCGAACTGGCGCCCGATCTCGTCGTGCTCGATATCCAGATGCCCAGGCTCGATGGCTTCGAGGTCGTCGAGTTGGCCGGTACGCGCGCGGGCACCCGCTTCATCTTCGCCACCGCGTTCGACCAGTACGCGATTCGCGCGTTCGAGGTGCGCGCGCTGGACTACCTGCTGAAACCGTTCAGCCAGCAGCGTTTCGATCAGGCGCTGGACAATGTGCGGCGCGCCCTGGCCGCCGCCGTCGCGGCGCCCGCGCTGCGCGGCCTGGGGCGGGCGGCGGCGCCGGGCCAGCCGCTCGAGCGCGTGCTGATCCGCGATGGCGCCCGGGTCCACGTGATCGGCTGCGACACGATCGACTGCGTGCGTGCCCAGGACGACTACGTGGAAATCCACGCCGGCGGCAAGGCTTATCTGAAGAACCAGGCGCTGTCGGAGCTGGAAGGCCAGCTGGACCCGCGCCGCTTCCTGCGCGTGCACCGTTCCTGGCTGGTCAACATCGAGGCCGTCGGCCGCATCGAGCAGGCCACGCGCGACAGCCACGTGGCCGTGCTGCGCGATGGCAGCCGCATTCCCGTCAGCCGCGGCGGCTACCAGAAGCTGCGCGCCGTGATCAGCTGA
- a CDS encoding formate dehydrogenase accessory sulfurtransferase FdhD — MSYRPQLSSASAVLTREVEVLDERGRASVIAIPAERPLTVYVDKRELVTLMTLGGAPEALTLGYLRNQRLVTALEDIVSVQVDWDVDAVAVTTRNGIASLAERTSKQVVTTGCGQGSVFGGLMDDVDRIALPPNARLAQSTLYRIVDAVRIQQSIYKQAGSVHGCALFSASGEMLSFVEDVGRHNAVDAIAGQMWLDGTEGADKVFYTTGRLTSEMVIKGAQMGIPFLLSRSGTTQMGHMVAERIGMTLLARCTGKHFLLLTGQERLVYEPGTADVLRYA; from the coding sequence ATGTCGTACCGCCCCCAGTTGTCGAGCGCCAGCGCCGTGCTGACGCGTGAAGTCGAGGTGCTCGACGAGCGGGGCCGCGCGTCCGTCATCGCCATTCCCGCCGAGCGCCCGCTCACCGTCTACGTGGACAAGCGCGAGCTGGTCACCCTGATGACGCTGGGCGGCGCGCCGGAAGCGCTGACCCTGGGCTACCTGCGCAACCAGCGCCTGGTGACGGCGCTGGAGGACATCGTCTCCGTGCAGGTGGACTGGGATGTCGATGCCGTCGCCGTCACCACGCGAAACGGCATCGCCAGCCTGGCCGAACGCACGTCCAAGCAAGTCGTCACGACCGGCTGCGGCCAGGGCTCCGTGTTCGGCGGCCTGATGGACGACGTCGACCGCATCGCGCTGCCGCCCAACGCACGGCTGGCGCAATCCACGCTGTACCGCATCGTCGATGCGGTCCGCATCCAGCAATCGATCTACAAGCAGGCCGGCTCCGTGCACGGCTGCGCGCTATTTTCCGCCAGCGGCGAGATGCTCAGCTTTGTCGAGGATGTCGGCCGCCACAACGCGGTGGACGCGATCGCCGGCCAGATGTGGCTGGACGGCACCGAAGGCGCCGACAAGGTGTTCTACACAACCGGCCGGTTGACCTCCGAGATGGTGATCAAGGGTGCCCAGATGGGCATTCCGTTCCTGCTGTCCCGTTCCGGCACGACGCAGATGGGCCATATGGTCGCCGAGCGCATCGGCATGACCCTGCTGGCACGCTGCACCGGCAAGCACTTCCTGCTGCTGACGGGGCAGGAGCGGCTGGTCTACGAGCCTGGTACCGCGGATGTGCTGCGCTACGCTTGA
- a CDS encoding formate dehydrogenase subunit gamma: MQRWLAMLALCCAALGTGSALAQQETPAAVPAPAAAPQVQSVDILKQDQAERTRVQPGNAAPVWRSVNAGTEHYSSLPYREAGVLIQQKVQYPGQERAVSAGEAWRRFRNGPLLHVGGWLFLAAIAACAALYFIAGPLKIKGPLTGRLIERFTPGERLIHWSVAITFVILMLSGLTMAFGKFVLMPLIGHGLFGWLTYALKTVHNFVGPLFAVSLLAMIVKFARDNLPVKADVKWLLSLGGAIGGKHPHAGRFNGGEKIWFWGGVLAMGVLVTASGFVLDKIVPGLDYTRHLMQLSNVVHLVAASLVMAASLGHIYLGTLGMQGAYRAMRDGYVDDQWAKEHHDLWYDEVVRGDVPRVRSQEPVPAAKPRTV, encoded by the coding sequence ATGCAACGATGGCTAGCCATGCTGGCGCTGTGCTGCGCCGCGCTGGGTACCGGCAGCGCGCTGGCGCAGCAGGAGACGCCGGCAGCTGTCCCCGCGCCCGCGGCGGCGCCGCAGGTGCAGTCGGTCGACATCCTGAAACAGGACCAGGCCGAGCGCACCCGCGTCCAGCCGGGCAACGCGGCGCCCGTGTGGCGTTCGGTGAACGCCGGCACGGAGCACTATTCCAGCCTGCCGTATCGCGAGGCGGGAGTGCTGATCCAGCAGAAGGTGCAGTACCCGGGCCAGGAACGTGCCGTCTCGGCGGGCGAGGCCTGGCGCCGCTTCCGCAACGGCCCGCTGCTGCACGTGGGCGGCTGGCTGTTCCTGGCGGCGATCGCCGCCTGCGCGGCGCTGTACTTTATTGCCGGACCCCTGAAGATCAAGGGACCGCTGACCGGCCGCCTGATCGAGCGCTTCACCCCGGGCGAACGGCTGATCCACTGGTCCGTCGCGATCACCTTCGTGATCCTGATGCTGTCCGGCCTGACGATGGCGTTCGGCAAGTTCGTCCTGATGCCGCTGATCGGGCACGGCCTGTTCGGCTGGCTGACGTATGCGCTGAAGACCGTGCACAACTTCGTCGGTCCGCTGTTCGCCGTGTCGCTGCTGGCCATGATCGTCAAGTTCGCGCGCGACAACCTGCCGGTGAAAGCCGACGTCAAGTGGCTGCTGTCGTTGGGCGGCGCCATCGGCGGCAAGCACCCGCACGCGGGCCGCTTCAACGGTGGCGAGAAGATCTGGTTCTGGGGCGGCGTGCTGGCGATGGGCGTGCTGGTGACGGCGTCCGGCTTCGTGCTGGACAAGATCGTGCCAGGCCTGGACTATACGCGCCACCTGATGCAGCTGTCGAACGTGGTGCACCTGGTGGCGGCCTCGCTGGTGATGGCCGCGTCGCTGGGCCATATCTACCTGGGCACGCTCGGCATGCAGGGCGCCTACCGCGCCATGCGCGACGGCTACGTGGACGACCAGTGGGCCAAGGAACACCACGACCTGTGGTATGACGAGGTGGTACGGGGCGACGTCCCGCGCGTACGCTCGCAGGAACCCGTGCCGGCCGCCAAGCCGCGCACCGTTTGA
- a CDS encoding FxDxF family PEP-CTERM protein produces MKKALFSKVAGSLLLSAGLLASGVAAADTTLTFDAAGNATFGMTHATTGSYTDTFLFSVSDALASASGTAVAGKTKIDTARLANYGITDITFFSEVGGVRTNLATTFDADGSISFFPEADLVAGNYGFTVTGNTLLSGKGGSYAGNLNLVSAVPEPTTYAMLGLGLGMLAFTARRKANNKLG; encoded by the coding sequence ATGAAAAAAGCACTGTTCAGCAAGGTCGCCGGTTCCCTCCTGCTGTCCGCCGGCCTGCTGGCCAGCGGCGTCGCCGCTGCAGACACCACCCTGACGTTCGATGCCGCTGGCAACGCAACGTTCGGCATGACCCACGCAACGACCGGTTCGTACACCGACACCTTCCTGTTCTCGGTTTCGGACGCCCTGGCGTCGGCCTCCGGCACGGCAGTGGCTGGCAAAACCAAGATCGACACGGCTCGCCTGGCCAACTATGGCATCACCGACATCACCTTCTTCTCGGAAGTGGGCGGCGTGCGCACCAACCTGGCAACGACCTTCGATGCCGACGGCAGCATCTCGTTCTTCCCGGAAGCTGACCTGGTCGCCGGCAACTACGGCTTCACCGTCACCGGCAACACGCTGCTGAGCGGCAAAGGCGGTTCCTACGCTGGCAACCTGAACCTGGTGTCGGCTGTTCCTGAGCCAACCACCTACGCCATGCTGGGCCTGGGCCTGGGCATGCTGGCTTTCACGGCTCGCCGCAAAGCCAACAACAAACTGGGCTGA
- a CDS encoding VRR-NUC domain-containing protein, whose protein sequence is MKPVLENPFYYLDNFHQVLAWIGERYGDLLDADERAFIDVFPTLPQNARALFVRMVMRKGLLFRASKLSYDEIGCSRAAAGALAQQGWIAADPELTLDELFELLQKPELCQVFGLEGALRAARKADQLAALRENHQEARPFSAWWPDGDDAVYRVLAKPLCDRLRLIFFGNYHQDWTEFVLSDLGVYRFEKVDFGPAARAFRSRRDIDEYLRLHACRERFGAGEAPLAVLADVPPASGDNEWLRGRRHKLLFQMGQQLEKLRDWPGALAVYADCAWPGARARTIRVLEKDEQYGPAWELLARAQAAPESEAERQQLLRIGPRLARRLGHPGAAPRKRPAIDRLDLELPLPAPGWWVEGVVRDHLAQDGAPVFYVENTLINSLFGLLCWDAIFAAVPGAFFHPFHHGPADLHSADFGHRRAERFAACFARLDDGSWRDAIRATRAAKHGISSPFVYWDGLDDTLLALALDCIPPEHLKVSFQRILADVKENRTGFPDLIRFWPQERRYQMIEVKGPGDRLQDNQLRWIDYCAQHRMPVTVCYLQWQA, encoded by the coding sequence ATGAAGCCCGTCCTGGAAAACCCCTTTTATTACCTCGACAATTTCCACCAGGTATTGGCGTGGATCGGCGAGCGCTATGGCGACCTGCTCGATGCCGACGAGCGTGCTTTCATCGACGTCTTCCCCACCCTGCCGCAAAACGCCCGCGCGCTGTTCGTACGCATGGTCATGCGCAAGGGCCTGCTGTTCCGCGCAAGCAAGCTGAGCTACGACGAAATCGGCTGCAGCCGCGCTGCCGCCGGGGCGCTGGCGCAACAGGGCTGGATCGCCGCCGATCCGGAGCTGACCCTGGACGAGCTGTTCGAGCTGTTGCAAAAACCCGAGCTGTGCCAGGTGTTCGGCCTGGAAGGGGCGCTGCGCGCGGCGCGCAAGGCCGACCAGCTGGCGGCGCTGCGCGAAAACCACCAGGAGGCGCGCCCGTTCTCGGCGTGGTGGCCCGACGGCGACGACGCCGTCTACCGCGTGCTGGCCAAGCCCCTGTGCGACCGCCTGCGCCTGATCTTCTTCGGTAACTACCACCAGGACTGGACCGAGTTCGTGCTGTCCGACCTGGGTGTCTACCGCTTTGAAAAAGTCGATTTCGGCCCCGCTGCGCGGGCATTCCGGTCGCGCCGCGACATCGACGAGTACCTGCGCCTGCACGCCTGCCGCGAGCGCTTCGGCGCCGGCGAGGCGCCGCTGGCCGTGCTGGCGGACGTGCCGCCGGCCAGCGGCGACAACGAATGGCTGCGCGGGCGCCGCCACAAGCTGCTGTTCCAGATGGGCCAGCAGTTGGAAAAGCTGCGCGACTGGCCCGGCGCGCTCGCCGTGTATGCCGACTGCGCCTGGCCCGGGGCCCGTGCCCGCACCATCCGCGTGCTGGAAAAGGACGAGCAGTACGGCCCCGCGTGGGAACTGCTGGCGCGTGCCCAGGCCGCGCCGGAAAGCGAGGCGGAACGCCAGCAGCTGCTGCGCATCGGCCCGCGCCTGGCGCGCCGGCTGGGCCATCCCGGCGCCGCGCCGCGCAAGCGCCCCGCCATCGACCGGCTCGACCTGGAATTGCCGCTGCCGGCGCCCGGCTGGTGGGTCGAGGGCGTGGTGCGCGACCACCTGGCGCAGGACGGGGCGCCGGTGTTCTACGTCGAGAACACGCTGATCAATTCGCTGTTCGGCCTGCTGTGCTGGGACGCCATCTTCGCCGCCGTGCCGGGCGCCTTCTTCCACCCGTTCCACCATGGCCCGGCGGACCTGCACAGCGCCGACTTCGGGCACCGCCGCGCCGAGCGCTTCGCCGCCTGCTTCGCCCGGCTGGACGACGGCAGCTGGCGCGACGCGATCCGCGCCACCCGCGCCGCCAAGCACGGCATCTCGTCGCCGTTCGTCTACTGGGACGGCCTGGACGACACCCTGCTGGCGCTGGCGCTGGATTGCATTCCGCCCGAGCACCTGAAGGTGTCGTTCCAGCGCATCCTGGCCGACGTCAAGGAAAACCGCACGGGCTTCCCGGACCTGATCCGCTTCTGGCCACAGGAGCGGCGCTACCAGATGATCGAGGTGAAGGGACCGGGCGACCGGCTGCAGGACAACCAGCTGCGCTGGATCGACTACTGCGCCCAGCACCGCATGCCCGTCACGGTGTGCTACCTGCAATGGCAGGCGTGA
- a CDS encoding DUF5668 domain-containing protein, with protein sequence MSTRYPGQHMGAQVVVGLAVIAIGLLFLCDNLGWLDLDMGMQFWPVVLIAAGVLKISQSRSRRGGIAGGALLLAGVLLLLRALGLVTIGWNVLGPMFLIGGGVLLLLRGATRRGIAAGTGAPAGVRLDKDADNATEDVINVTTVLASYRRRMTTQHFRGGEITAITAGCDLDLREASIDSVAVLHVFALMGGINIKVPTDWTVELEGVPILGGFEDSTLRPRDAGKRLVVRGYAIMGGLELRN encoded by the coding sequence ATGAGCACCAGGTACCCTGGGCAGCACATGGGCGCGCAGGTCGTCGTCGGCCTGGCCGTCATCGCCATCGGGTTGCTGTTCCTGTGCGATAACCTGGGCTGGCTGGACCTGGACATGGGCATGCAATTCTGGCCCGTGGTGCTGATCGCGGCCGGCGTGCTGAAGATCTCCCAGTCCCGCTCCCGGCGCGGCGGCATCGCCGGCGGCGCGCTGCTGCTGGCCGGCGTGCTGCTGCTGCTGCGCGCGCTGGGGCTCGTGACGATCGGCTGGAACGTGCTCGGTCCCATGTTCCTGATCGGTGGCGGCGTGCTGTTGCTGTTGCGTGGCGCGACCCGGCGCGGCATCGCGGCAGGCACCGGCGCCCCGGCCGGCGTGCGCCTCGACAAGGACGCCGACAACGCGACCGAGGACGTCATCAACGTCACGACCGTGCTCGCCTCCTATCGTCGCCGCATGACCACGCAGCATTTCCGCGGCGGCGAGATCACGGCCATCACGGCCGGTTGCGACCTGGACCTGCGCGAGGCATCGATCGACAGTGTCGCGGTCCTGCACGTGTTCGCGCTGATGGGCGGCATCAACATCAAGGTGCCGACGGATTGGACGGTGGAACTGGAGGGAGTGCCGATCCTCGGCGGCTTCGAAGACTCCACCTTGCGTCCGCGCGACGCCGGCAAACGCCTGGTCGTGCGCGGCTATGCCATCATGGGCGGGCTGGAGCTGCGCAACTGA
- a CDS encoding LysR family transcriptional regulator, with product MDIHSDDLRTFVAVVDSGSLSAAAVHLGQTTSGVSRALSRLEEKLQTSLLTRTTRRMELTEEGQLFLDRARQILAAIEEVEECIRIRRQRPAGRLCVDAASPFMLHCIVPHVAEFRALYPEIRLELTSNDQIADLIEHRTDIAIRIGTLQDSTLHARALPASALHVLASPEYLARHGSPADPGELAAHALLGFVQYEPGNLWPLRHADGNSLQVTPALAASSGETLRQLALAGQGIACLADFMTRADIAAGRLVPLLAAFNSGYRQQIHAVYYRNTQLAQRISCFLDFLQQKLLQHQS from the coding sequence ATGGACATTCATTCCGACGACCTGAGAACCTTTGTCGCCGTGGTCGACAGCGGCTCGCTCAGTGCGGCGGCCGTGCACCTCGGGCAGACCACGTCCGGCGTCAGCCGTGCCCTGTCGCGCCTGGAAGAAAAGTTGCAGACATCGCTGCTGACGCGTACCACGCGCCGCATGGAACTGACGGAAGAGGGCCAGCTCTTTCTCGACCGGGCCCGCCAGATCCTGGCGGCCATCGAGGAGGTCGAGGAGTGCATCCGCATTCGGCGCCAGCGACCGGCGGGGCGCCTGTGCGTGGACGCGGCGTCGCCGTTCATGTTGCATTGCATCGTGCCGCACGTGGCGGAATTTCGCGCGCTGTACCCGGAGATCCGGCTCGAGCTGACCAGCAACGACCAGATCGCCGACCTGATCGAACACCGCACCGACATCGCGATCCGCATCGGCACCCTGCAGGATTCGACGTTGCATGCCCGGGCGCTGCCCGCCAGCGCCCTGCACGTGCTGGCCAGCCCGGAATACCTGGCCCGCCACGGCAGCCCGGCCGATCCGGGCGAGCTGGCCGCGCACGCCTTGCTCGGCTTCGTCCAGTACGAGCCCGGCAACCTGTGGCCGCTGCGCCATGCCGACGGCAACTCGCTGCAGGTGACGCCGGCGCTGGCCGCATCGAGCGGCGAGACACTGCGGCAACTGGCGCTGGCGGGGCAGGGCATCGCCTGCCTGGCCGACTTCATGACGCGCGCCGACATTGCCGCCGGCCGCCTGGTGCCGCTCCTGGCAGCATTCAACAGCGGCTACCGCCAGCAGATCCACGCCGTGTATTACCGCAACACGCAGCTGGCCCAGCGTATCAGCTGCTTCCTCGACTTCCTGCAACAGAAACTGCTCCAGCATCAATCGTAG
- a CDS encoding FxDxF family PEP-CTERM protein, with protein sequence MKKAFFSKVAGSLLLSAGLLASGVAAADETLTFDAAGNAVFGITHDSAGSFTDTFLFSVDPATQAWISGTAIVGKTYIDGARLANYGITDIQFFSDVGGVRTNLETSFTSDGHIEFYPVEGLSAGNYGFTVSGNVLNGASGGSYAGTLNVTAPVPEPATYAMLGVGIGLLAFTARRKTNNKLG encoded by the coding sequence ATGAAGAAAGCGTTCTTTAGCAAGGTAGCCGGCTCCCTCCTGTTGTCCGCTGGTCTGCTCGCCTCCGGCGTGGCAGCGGCAGACGAAACCCTGACCTTCGACGCCGCTGGCAATGCCGTGTTCGGCATCACGCACGACTCCGCCGGCTCGTTCACGGACACCTTCCTGTTCTCCGTGGACCCAGCCACCCAGGCATGGATCAGCGGTACCGCCATCGTCGGCAAGACCTATATCGATGGCGCCCGTCTGGCCAACTACGGCATCACGGACATCCAGTTCTTCTCGGACGTCGGTGGCGTACGCACGAACCTGGAAACGTCCTTCACTTCGGACGGCCACATCGAGTTCTATCCAGTGGAAGGCCTGAGCGCAGGTAACTACGGTTTCACCGTCAGCGGCAACGTGCTGAACGGTGCATCCGGCGGTTCGTATGCAGGGACCCTGAACGTGACGGCGCCAGTGCCGGAACCAGCTACCTATGCGATGCTCGGCGTCGGTATCGGCCTGCTGGCCTTTACCGCCCGCCGCAAGACCAACAACAAGCTGGGCTGA